A part of Lentisphaera araneosa HTCC2155 genomic DNA contains:
- the recF gene encoding DNA replication/repair protein RecF (All proteins in this family for which functions are known are DNA-binding proteins that assist the filamentation of RecA onto DNA for the initiation of recombination or recombinational repair.) yields MGFISRIQLKNFRNYPELELKLEPGISVFRGLNGQGKTAFLEALGFLSLLRSIRSSHTRHLKKWESDFFSLRACLDRVTRPELDMSVYYGDKRQLSLDGNRVPTTSDFIGVVKSVAFMPEDIEIVKGSASWRRQYLDILLSQLSPGYLQSLKHYQKALKSRNQVLKRGLNLDLELDVWDDILIEHGCEVLEARLSLLPRLAESVSTLVEKMLKKDFLLELQYKNSLAKNATDLRSVYIERLLENRERDKLYKMTHQGPHRDDLLINLNGRSLSNYGSEGQCRLSSLILKAAAVELLLPVEKPDCLILLIDDVLGELDEFSRRAFLKCVSRGDQVFIACTDIPAGLEDYEYKSYEVKAGVISSVE; encoded by the coding sequence ATGGGATTTATTTCCCGAATTCAGTTAAAAAACTTTCGTAATTATCCCGAGCTTGAGTTAAAACTTGAGCCCGGGATTAGTGTGTTTAGGGGGCTAAATGGACAGGGTAAGACGGCTTTTTTAGAGGCTTTAGGTTTTTTGTCGCTTTTGAGGTCGATTCGAAGTTCACATACGCGTCATCTTAAAAAGTGGGAAAGTGATTTTTTTAGTCTGCGAGCTTGCCTCGATCGCGTCACTCGTCCCGAGCTTGATATGAGTGTGTATTATGGGGATAAGCGTCAGTTGAGCTTAGATGGTAATCGCGTTCCGACTACAAGTGACTTTATTGGTGTGGTCAAGAGTGTGGCATTTATGCCTGAGGATATCGAAATTGTAAAAGGTAGCGCGTCTTGGCGGCGTCAGTATTTAGATATTCTTTTATCGCAGTTATCACCGGGTTATTTGCAGTCCCTAAAGCATTACCAAAAAGCACTTAAAAGTCGGAATCAAGTTTTGAAACGAGGTCTTAATCTTGATCTCGAACTCGATGTTTGGGATGATATTTTGATTGAGCATGGCTGTGAGGTTTTAGAGGCTCGATTAAGTTTGTTGCCGCGTTTGGCGGAGTCAGTTAGCACATTAGTTGAGAAGATGCTTAAAAAGGATTTCTTGCTAGAATTACAATATAAGAATAGTCTTGCGAAGAACGCAACTGATTTGCGTTCTGTGTATATAGAGAGGCTTTTGGAAAATCGTGAGCGAGATAAGCTTTACAAAATGACTCATCAAGGACCGCACAGGGATGATTTGCTCATCAATTTGAATGGGCGATCGCTGTCGAATTATGGTTCGGAAGGCCAGTGTCGCTTGAGTTCTTTGATTCTTAAGGCTGCGGCGGTTGAATTGCTCTTACCAGTGGAAAAGCCGGACTGTTTGATTCTCTTGATTGATGATGTTTTAGGTGAGCTCGATGAATTTAGTCGTAGAGCTTTTTTGAAGTGCGTAAGCCGTGGTGATCAGGTCTTTATTGCTTGTACAGATATCCCGGCTGGCTTGGAAGATTATGAGTACAAATCTTATGAAGTTAAGGCTGGCGTCATTAGTTCTGTGGAATGA